Proteins encoded together in one Polaribacter reichenbachii window:
- a CDS encoding thioredoxin family protein produces MTQYYLACHGLNFNNGIIFDIFEETKCIMNKLIGIFIIGLLTIQSSFSQEIAVNTLEVNEFSKDNLNWIPTYKEALKKAKKERKVVLIYFTGSDWCGPCKILDKDLFSTEKFKNLSDKELVLLEVDIPRRRDLVAPAKMKENLYLQKKYKVKSFPNLMMVNSRGKKLAEKKGYVMTEYYYPYFESVIKKY; encoded by the coding sequence ATGACACAATATTATTTAGCATGTCACGGTTTAAATTTTAATAATGGTATTATTTTTGATATTTTTGAAGAAACTAAATGTATTATGAATAAATTAATAGGAATTTTTATTATTGGTTTGTTAACCATACAAAGCTCATTCTCTCAAGAAATAGCTGTAAATACGCTAGAGGTTAATGAGTTTAGTAAAGATAACTTAAATTGGATTCCTACTTATAAGGAAGCTTTAAAGAAAGCTAAAAAGGAAAGAAAAGTTGTTTTAATTTATTTTACGGGGTCAGATTGGTGTGGTCCTTGTAAAATTCTAGATAAAGATTTATTTAGTACAGAAAAGTTTAAAAATTTATCTGACAAAGAATTGGTGCTTTTAGAAGTTGATATACCAAGAAGAAGAGATTTGGTTGCACCAGCTAAAATGAAAGAAAATTTATATTTACAGAAAAAATATAAAGTAAAATCTTTTCCTAATTTAATGATGGTTAATTCTAGAGGGAAAAAATTAGCAGAGAAAAAGGGATATGTAATGACAGAGTATTATTATCCTTATTTTGAATCTGTAATAAAAAAGTATTAA
- a CDS encoding zinc ribbon domain-containing protein, which yields MAKKKEISVEAKLRALYDLQLIDSRIDEIRNVRGELPLEVEDLEDEVAGLNTRIANLNKDVTSLETDINNKKLAIDESKSLMKKYDEQQKKVRNNREFDSLSKEIEYQDLEIQLAEKRINEYKAKIAQKNEVIDATKEKLARQEKHLGHKKSELDAILQETQKEEELLIKKSQEFGESLDSHLFAAYNRIRTKVKNGLAVVAIERGASGGSYFTIPPQVQLEIANRKKITIDEHSGRILVDAALAEEEKEKMDKLFA from the coding sequence ATGGCAAAGAAGAAAGAAATTTCGGTTGAAGCAAAATTAAGAGCTTTATATGACTTACAATTAATAGACTCTAGAATTGACGAAATTAGAAATGTTAGAGGTGAATTACCTTTAGAAGTTGAAGATTTAGAAGATGAAGTTGCTGGGTTAAATACTCGTATTGCGAACTTAAACAAAGACGTTACAAGTTTAGAAACAGATATAAATAACAAAAAGTTAGCTATTGATGAATCTAAATCGTTAATGAAAAAGTACGACGAACAACAGAAAAAAGTAAGAAATAATAGAGAGTTTGATTCTTTATCTAAAGAAATTGAATATCAAGATTTAGAGATTCAATTAGCAGAAAAAAGAATTAACGAGTACAAAGCAAAAATTGCTCAGAAAAATGAAGTAATTGATGCTACTAAAGAAAAATTAGCAAGACAAGAAAAACATTTAGGTCATAAAAAATCTGAATTAGATGCTATTTTACAAGAAACTCAAAAAGAAGAAGAGCTTTTAATTAAAAAATCGCAAGAATTTGGTGAATCTTTAGACAGCCATTTATTTGCAGCTTATAACAGAATTAGAACCAAAGTAAAAAATGGTTTAGCTGTTGTTGCCATAGAACGTGGAGCTTCTGGAGGTTCTTATTTTACAATTCCACCACAAGTACAACTAGAAATTGCTAATAGAAAAAAAATTACTATAGACGAGCACAGTGGTCGTATTTTAGTTGATGCAGCTTTGGCAGAAGAAGAAAAAGAAAAAATGGATAAGTTATTCGCTTAA
- a CDS encoding Crp/Fnr family transcriptional regulator, with amino-acid sequence MLHDQLKQNIQKSVEISKSDLESICQNFKHSIVKKGDFLVTQGKVCKFEGFVNEGCFRIFTIDQKGNENTLYFAVKGWWLMDVDSFMNQTPSALNIQALEDSEILSITKIDKEQLYKTKPIVEKLFRVMSQKALIAWQKRLIQNHTLTAKERYYHFIEKYPKMVSKLTDRQVSSYLGITHEFLSKIKRTKAKK; translated from the coding sequence ATGCTTCACGATCAACTAAAACAAAATATTCAAAAATCTGTAGAAATTTCTAAATCAGATTTAGAATCTATTTGCCAAAATTTTAAACATTCTATTGTTAAAAAAGGCGATTTTTTAGTTACTCAAGGTAAAGTTTGCAAGTTCGAAGGTTTTGTTAATGAAGGTTGTTTTAGAATTTTTACGATCGATCAAAAAGGAAATGAAAATACTTTGTATTTTGCAGTAAAAGGTTGGTGGCTTATGGATGTAGATAGTTTTATGAATCAAACTCCTTCTGCTTTAAATATTCAAGCATTAGAAGATAGTGAAATACTTAGTATTACTAAAATTGATAAAGAACAACTTTACAAAACAAAACCTATTGTAGAAAAACTTTTTAGAGTTATGAGTCAAAAAGCCTTAATTGCTTGGCAAAAAAGGCTTATTCAAAATCATACGTTAACCGCTAAAGAACGTTATTATCACTTTATAGAAAAATATCCAAAAATGGTTTCTAAACTCACGGATAGACAAGTATCTAGTTACTTAGGAATTACTCACGAGTTTTTAAGTAAAATAAAAAGAACAAAAGCTAAAAAGTAA
- a CDS encoding shikimate dehydrogenase family protein — MREEEKDKLFGLLGKNISYSFSRGYFTEKFKELNLNKHKYVNFDLQEIQNFPSIIDENEHLKGINVTIPYKEDVIPFLNKLDKTAEEIGAVNTIKFTKRGDLKGYNSDVVGFENSIFPLLKKHHKRALILGTGGASKAIAYAFKRNDIKFKFVSRKPKGKKEISYDDLTQEIMEKYTIIVNSTPVGTSPEIEKYPNIPYQFITSNHILYDLIYNPAETTFLSKGKEKGATIKNGLEMLKLQAEESWRIWNE; from the coding sequence ATGAGAGAAGAAGAAAAAGATAAATTATTTGGGTTATTAGGTAAAAATATATCCTACTCATTTTCTAGAGGATATTTTACAGAAAAGTTTAAAGAATTAAATTTAAACAAACACAAGTATGTAAATTTCGATTTACAAGAAATCCAAAATTTTCCATCTATTATTGATGAAAACGAGCACTTAAAAGGAATTAATGTAACAATTCCATACAAAGAAGATGTAATTCCGTTTTTGAATAAATTAGATAAAACTGCCGAAGAAATTGGAGCTGTAAATACCATAAAATTTACAAAAAGAGGTGATTTAAAAGGTTATAATTCTGATGTTGTTGGTTTTGAAAACTCGATATTTCCGTTGTTAAAAAAGCATCATAAAAGAGCTTTAATTTTAGGAACTGGAGGCGCATCTAAAGCGATTGCTTACGCTTTTAAAAGAAATGATATCAAATTTAAATTTGTATCTAGAAAACCAAAAGGTAAAAAAGAAATTTCTTATGATGATTTAACCCAAGAAATTATGGAAAAATATACAATAATTGTAAATTCTACTCCAGTTGGTACATCACCAGAAATAGAAAAATACCCAAATATTCCTTATCAATTTATTACATCAAATCATATTCTTTACGATTTAATCTATAACCCTGCAGAAACTACTTTTTTATCTAAAGGAAAAGAAAAAGGAGCAACCATAAAAAACGGCCTAGAAATGCTAAAACTACAAGCAGAAGAATCTTGGCGAATTTGGAATGAGTAA
- a CDS encoding Nif3-like dinuclear metal center hexameric protein — MIIKDIANYIEKLAPLNYAESFDNVGLLIGSYNTKVTGVLVTLDTLEETVDEAIAKNCNLIVSFHPIIFSGLKKLNGNSYVERVVLKAIQNNIAIYATHTALDNSKNGVSAKMCEVLGLTNTKVLIPKKGIIKKLTTYVPNKSANDLRTALFDAGAGNIGNYDNCSFNVSGDGTFKGNENSNPVLGEKGKLHTEPETKISVIFESKNEKSILKALQENHPYEEVAYEIITTENVHQDIGMGMIGELQKEMDEQDFLQYLKKTMKTDCVRHSAFINKKIKKVAVLGGSGSFAISDAKKAGADAYVSADFKYHEFFKAENSILLADIGHYESEQFTKNLLVDYLTKKFSNFAIILSEKSTNPIYYI; from the coding sequence ATGATAATAAAAGACATCGCAAATTACATAGAAAAACTTGCACCTTTAAACTACGCCGAAAGCTTTGATAATGTTGGTTTATTAATTGGTAGTTACAACACAAAAGTTACTGGAGTGCTTGTAACCTTAGATACTTTAGAAGAAACAGTTGATGAGGCTATTGCAAAAAATTGTAATTTAATTGTTAGCTTTCATCCTATAATTTTTAGTGGATTAAAAAAACTGAATGGTAATTCTTATGTAGAACGTGTTGTTTTAAAAGCGATTCAAAACAACATTGCAATTTATGCCACTCACACTGCTTTAGACAATTCTAAAAACGGAGTTTCTGCAAAAATGTGCGAAGTTTTAGGCTTAACAAACACTAAGGTTTTAATTCCTAAAAAAGGGATTATCAAAAAGCTGACGACTTATGTACCAAACAAAAGTGCTAACGATTTAAGAACTGCTCTTTTTGATGCTGGTGCAGGAAATATTGGTAATTATGATAATTGCTCTTTTAATGTTTCTGGTGATGGAACTTTTAAAGGAAATGAAAACTCTAATCCTGTTTTAGGAGAAAAAGGAAAATTACATACAGAACCTGAAACCAAAATATCTGTAATTTTTGAAAGCAAAAATGAAAAATCCATTTTAAAAGCGCTACAAGAAAATCATCCTTATGAAGAAGTTGCTTACGAAATTATAACCACAGAAAATGTACATCAAGATATTGGAATGGGAATGATTGGTGAATTACAAAAAGAAATGGATGAACAAGATTTTTTACAATATCTTAAAAAAACTATGAAAACAGATTGTGTAAGGCACTCTGCTTTTATCAACAAAAAAATAAAGAAAGTAGCTGTTTTAGGTGGTTCTGGAAGTTTTGCGATTTCTGATGCAAAAAAAGCTGGAGCTGATGCTTACGTAAGTGCAGATTTTAAATATCACGAGTTTTTTAAAGCAGAAAATAGTATTCTTTTGGCAGATATTGGGCATTATGAAAGCGAACAGTTTACAAAAAACCTTTTGGTTGACTATCTTACGAAAAAATTTAGTAATTTTGCAATCATTTTATCAGAAAAAAGTACAAATCCTATATATTATATATAA
- the lpxK gene encoding tetraacyldisaccharide 4'-kinase has product MKFLRFLLFPFAIIYDAVTTIRNLFFDVGVFKQTSFKTPVIVVGNLSVGGTGKTPQIEYLIRLLKDVFKVSVLSRGYKRKTKGFVLLNNFHNALDVGDEPLQYFKKFTNITVAVDANRVEGVQNLIQQKSPDVILLDDAYQHRKIKGSFYILLTKYNDLFTKDFLLPTGNLRESRSGAKRADVIIVTKCPNNLDFNQQESIKRKLKKYQKEVFFTTISYGEIKSKQNLISVDDLKNYQVLLITGIANPNPLLNYLDDNKINYNHLKYADHHHFSFEEIKEIKEKFNVFTSDKKIILTTEKDYTRLSDVLEKLFYIEIETRFLDNQKEDFNQKIINHIQ; this is encoded by the coding sequence ATGAAATTTCTTAGATTTTTATTATTTCCGTTTGCAATTATTTATGATGCTGTAACAACCATCAGAAATTTATTTTTTGATGTTGGTGTTTTTAAACAAACTTCCTTTAAAACTCCAGTTATTGTTGTTGGTAATTTAAGTGTTGGGGGTACAGGTAAAACGCCTCAAATAGAATATTTAATAAGACTATTAAAAGACGTTTTTAAAGTATCGGTTTTAAGTAGAGGTTATAAGCGTAAAACTAAAGGTTTTGTGTTGTTAAATAACTTTCATAATGCTTTAGATGTTGGTGATGAACCTTTACAATACTTTAAAAAGTTTACAAATATTACTGTTGCTGTTGATGCAAATAGGGTAGAAGGAGTTCAAAATTTAATTCAACAAAAATCACCAGATGTTATTTTGTTAGATGATGCATATCAGCATAGAAAAATAAAAGGGAGTTTTTATATTTTACTAACTAAATACAATGATTTATTTACGAAAGATTTTTTGCTACCAACAGGGAATTTACGAGAAAGTAGGAGTGGAGCAAAAAGAGCAGATGTAATTATTGTTACGAAATGTCCAAATAATTTAGATTTTAATCAACAAGAATCTATAAAAAGGAAGTTAAAGAAATATCAAAAAGAAGTTTTTTTTACAACAATTTCTTATGGTGAAATTAAGTCGAAACAAAATTTAATTTCGGTTGATGATCTAAAGAATTATCAAGTTCTGTTGATTACTGGTATTGCAAATCCAAATCCGCTTTTAAATTATTTAGATGATAATAAAATTAATTATAATCATTTAAAATATGCAGATCATCATCATTTTTCATTCGAAGAAATAAAAGAAATAAAAGAAAAGTTTAATGTTTTTACATCAGATAAAAAAATAATTTTAACCACCGAAAAAGATTACACTCGATTATCAGATGTACTAGAAAAACTTTTTTACATAGAAATAGAAACTCGTTTTTTAGACAATCAAAAAGAAGATTTTAATCAAAAAATTATCAACCATATACAATAA
- a CDS encoding DUF368 domain-containing protein gives MHQQRTFSQKLTLFLKGLAMGAANKVPGVSGGTVSFVLGYYEELIFSFQRFNLKALNLLIRRKYKSFYQYINAQFLLLIMGGSIFSYFSVSLILDFFLQLYELFVWSWFFGMIIGSIIYISKGFEDWYRKNLVYIFLGVIFGLAISFLTPAKENDNLWFVFVCGIIGVSGMTLPGLSGSFILLLLGNYVLLLVDSVNVLLNVITNLLTGNFQVLSDPIKIKYLKIIAVFTGGSVFGLVSISHILGYVLKRWNKMVNAIILGFITGSLGIVWPWKKAIYTQENGTFLYDKEGHKVIENYERFLPEVFNLETVLAVFFIFLGIGLILAIDYYERRRKR, from the coding sequence ATGCATCAACAAAGAACATTTTCACAAAAGTTAACCTTGTTTTTAAAAGGTTTAGCAATGGGAGCTGCGAACAAAGTTCCAGGTGTTTCTGGAGGAACTGTTTCTTTTGTTTTGGGGTATTATGAGGAGTTAATTTTTTCTTTTCAAAGATTTAATTTAAAGGCACTTAATTTATTAATTAGACGTAAATACAAGAGTTTTTATCAATATATAAACGCTCAATTTTTATTACTGATTATGGGAGGTAGCATATTCAGTTATTTTAGTGTTTCTTTAATTTTAGATTTCTTCTTACAACTCTACGAATTGTTTGTTTGGAGTTGGTTTTTTGGGATGATTATTGGATCTATAATATACATAAGCAAAGGATTTGAAGATTGGTATAGAAAGAACTTAGTCTACATATTTCTTGGTGTAATATTTGGTTTGGCTATAAGTTTTTTAACTCCGGCAAAAGAAAACGACAACCTTTGGTTTGTTTTTGTTTGTGGTATAATTGGCGTTTCTGGTATGACGTTGCCAGGGCTTTCAGGCTCTTTTATCTTATTATTATTGGGTAATTATGTATTACTTTTGGTAGATTCTGTAAATGTTTTATTAAATGTAATAACTAATTTATTAACGGGTAATTTTCAAGTATTATCAGATCCAATAAAGATAAAGTATTTAAAAATTATTGCTGTTTTTACAGGTGGTTCTGTTTTTGGTTTAGTTTCTATATCTCATATTCTAGGTTATGTTTTAAAACGATGGAATAAAATGGTAAATGCCATAATTCTTGGTTTTATAACAGGTTCTTTAGGTATAGTATGGCCTTGGAAAAAAGCAATTTATACACAAGAAAATGGTACCTTTTTATATGATAAAGAAGGACATAAGGTAATAGAAAATTACGAACGTTTTTTACCAGAAGTTTTTAATTTAGAAACAGTTTTAGCTGTCTTTTTTATTTTTTTAGGTATAGGATTAATTTTAGCTATAGATTATTATGAGAGAAGAAGAAAAAGATAA
- a CDS encoding DUF349 domain-containing protein — MLENKDEDVNKNDSKPEEVNNTEASAQETREEVVHEVNEETTKAVEEVENSVAESAEKDDSKEAEIPEVDYTSLSLEELAASLKSALNNNSVQKIKSQVEAIKSAFNQKFGALLAEKKAAFLAEGGNSIDFQFSSPIKSEYNSLLSEYKKQRDAYYKNLEKELKENLEKRVSVIESLKDLIEDADASTMYKSFKQIQEKWQTIGPVPKSYYNDTWKIYHHHVERFYDLLHINNDLRDLDFRHNLEEKLKIIQQAEALANENDINYASKELQDLHKKWKEDIGPVAKEMREEVWHKFSEATKKIHDKRHNYFKEMRSKHQEIIDKKLAVIELINAYDTSNNKTHNDWQKSIVEFEKIRQQYFNVGKLPYNKSEEVWQKFKAATKKFNSAKNVFYKQEKSGQQENLQKKIALIELAESLKESTDWEMATNAMKKVQSDWKKIGHVPRKFSDDIWKRFKAACNHYFDRYHEEKNAASKEDQATVVAKKEFLDTLKETEKVTKESVLDAITTWRSLGRLPRNARHLEGKFNKQIDKLLASLSMDKSEVEMLKFTTLVDGYLAEEDYRKLDSEQLFVRKKIDESVREIQQLENNLGFFSNAKADNPLVINVRNQIDGFKEQQAIWKQKLSYLKKLDY; from the coding sequence ATGTTAGAAAATAAAGATGAAGACGTTAATAAAAACGATTCAAAACCAGAAGAAGTAAATAACACTGAAGCTAGTGCTCAAGAAACTAGGGAAGAAGTAGTTCATGAAGTAAATGAAGAAACTACGAAAGCTGTAGAAGAAGTTGAGAATTCTGTAGCAGAAAGTGCAGAAAAAGACGATTCTAAAGAAGCTGAAATACCTGAAGTTGATTATACTTCCCTTTCTTTAGAAGAGTTAGCAGCGAGTTTAAAAAGTGCTTTAAACAACAATTCTGTTCAGAAAATTAAATCTCAAGTAGAAGCAATTAAAAGTGCTTTTAACCAAAAATTTGGCGCTTTACTTGCAGAAAAAAAAGCTGCTTTCTTAGCAGAAGGTGGTAATTCTATAGATTTTCAGTTTTCTAGCCCTATAAAATCAGAATACAATAGCTTACTATCAGAATATAAAAAGCAAAGAGATGCTTATTATAAAAATTTAGAAAAAGAGCTAAAAGAGAATTTAGAAAAGCGAGTATCTGTTATTGAAAGTTTAAAAGACTTAATTGAAGATGCAGATGCTTCTACAATGTATAAAAGCTTTAAACAGATTCAGGAAAAATGGCAAACCATAGGTCCAGTACCAAAGTCTTACTACAATGATACTTGGAAAATTTATCATCATCACGTAGAACGTTTTTATGATTTATTGCACATAAATAACGATTTAAGAGATTTAGATTTTAGACATAATTTAGAAGAAAAACTTAAAATTATTCAGCAAGCAGAAGCATTAGCTAATGAAAATGATATAAATTATGCTTCTAAAGAATTGCAAGATTTACACAAAAAGTGGAAAGAAGATATTGGCCCGGTAGCTAAAGAAATGCGTGAAGAAGTTTGGCATAAATTTAGTGAAGCTACCAAGAAAATTCACGATAAGAGGCATAATTATTTCAAAGAAATGCGCTCTAAACATCAAGAAATAATAGATAAAAAATTAGCGGTTATTGAGTTAATTAATGCTTACGATACCTCTAATAATAAAACGCATAACGATTGGCAAAAAAGTATTGTTGAATTCGAGAAAATTAGACAACAATATTTTAATGTAGGAAAACTACCTTACAATAAAAGCGAAGAAGTTTGGCAAAAATTTAAAGCAGCAACTAAAAAATTTAATAGTGCTAAAAATGTATTTTACAAACAAGAAAAGAGTGGCCAGCAAGAGAATTTGCAGAAAAAGATTGCTTTAATAGAATTAGCAGAATCTTTAAAAGAAAGCACAGATTGGGAAATGGCTACAAATGCTATGAAAAAAGTACAATCTGATTGGAAAAAAATTGGACATGTACCTCGTAAATTTTCTGATGATATCTGGAAACGCTTTAAAGCCGCATGTAATCATTATTTTGATAGATATCATGAAGAAAAAAATGCAGCAAGCAAAGAAGATCAAGCAACTGTAGTAGCTAAAAAAGAATTTTTAGATACTTTAAAAGAAACCGAAAAAGTTACTAAAGAATCTGTTTTAGACGCAATTACAACTTGGAGAAGTTTAGGAAGATTACCTAGAAATGCACGTCATTTAGAAGGTAAATTTAATAAACAAATAGATAAGTTATTAGCTAGTTTATCTATGGATAAATCAGAAGTAGAAATGCTTAAGTTTACTACTTTAGTTGATGGTTATTTAGCTGAAGAAGATTATAGAAAGCTAGATTCTGAGCAGTTATTTGTTAGAAAAAAGATTGATGAATCAGTAAGAGAAATTCAGCAATTAGAAAACAATTTAGGCTTTTTCTCGAATGCAAAAGCAGATAATCCTTTAGTAATTAATGTTAGAAACCAAATTGACGGTTTTAAAGAACAACAAGCTATCTGGAAACAGAAACTAAGCTATCTAAAAAAGTTAGATTATTAA
- a CDS encoding DUF368 domain-containing protein, with translation MSRKVKDYVVISLKGMAMGAADVVPGVSGGTIAFISGIYEELLGSISNVNLGLFKTLKKEGFKEAWKQLNGNFLLALFIGIFISIISLAKAIKYLLENEPILLWSFFFGLVLASIIYIAKQISKWNVVSIVALVLGAFLAYYITTLNPLVSESSSSLYILFAGAIAICAMILPGISGSFILVLLGAYKPVLDAVNDRDFKTILIFMVGAVIGLLSFSKVLKWLFANYKNYTLAALTGFIIGSLNKIWPWKETLTWRTNSHGIKVPFNQQSVSPFSFEGNPQLTFAIILAIIGFALILIMEKLAVKKH, from the coding sequence ATGAGTAGAAAGGTTAAAGATTATGTTGTAATTAGTTTAAAAGGAATGGCTATGGGAGCTGCAGATGTTGTCCCTGGAGTTTCTGGAGGTACAATTGCTTTTATTTCTGGAATTTACGAAGAATTATTAGGTTCTATTAGTAATGTGAATTTAGGTTTGTTTAAAACTTTAAAAAAAGAAGGTTTTAAAGAAGCTTGGAAACAATTGAATGGTAATTTCTTGTTGGCTCTTTTTATCGGAATTTTCATAAGTATTATTTCTTTAGCAAAAGCTATTAAATACCTTTTAGAGAATGAGCCAATATTACTATGGTCTTTCTTTTTTGGGTTGGTTTTAGCGAGTATTATTTACATTGCTAAACAAATTTCTAAATGGAATGTTGTTTCAATAGTAGCTTTGGTTTTGGGTGCTTTTTTAGCTTATTATATTACTACTTTAAATCCTTTAGTTTCTGAGAGTTCATCCTCTTTATATATTTTATTTGCAGGTGCAATAGCCATTTGTGCAATGATTTTACCAGGTATTTCTGGTTCTTTTATTTTAGTTTTGTTAGGGGCTTATAAACCTGTTTTAGATGCTGTAAATGATAGAGATTTTAAAACAATTTTAATTTTTATGGTTGGTGCAGTTATCGGTTTATTGTCTTTTTCGAAGGTATTAAAATGGTTGTTTGCCAATTATAAAAATTACACGTTAGCAGCTTTAACCGGTTTTATTATTGGTTCTTTAAATAAAATTTGGCCTTGGAAAGAAACTTTAACTTGGCGTACAAATTCTCACGGAATTAAAGTTCCTTTTAATCAACAAAGTGTTTCTCCATTTTCTTTTGAAGGAAACCCACAACTTACTTTTGCTATTATTTTAGCAATAATTGGTTTTGCTCTAATTTTAATAATGGAAAAATTGGCAGTAAAAAAACACTAA
- a CDS encoding MBL fold metallo-hydrolase translates to MMKRHFLTLSILFLTLLSCKNEQKKEVAVSKKATTETKNAISETKIIPVSHATAVIEFDNSTIYLDPTGTADDFASFKKADYVLITDIHGDHMNLNTLKALELSNSTVIAPEAVAKNLSELKVKEIITINNDETKSFSNFKIEAIPMYNLRKEALKFHSKGRGNGYVLTIANERIYFSGDTEDIPEMRNLKNIDKAFVCMNLPYTMNVESAADGVLAFKPKKVYPYHYRGTNGLSDVTKFKEIIKEKDKEIEVIQWNWYPNRKKE, encoded by the coding sequence ATGATGAAAAGACACTTTTTAACATTATCAATTCTATTTTTAACGCTGTTATCTTGCAAAAATGAGCAGAAGAAAGAAGTTGCTGTATCTAAAAAAGCGACAACAGAAACAAAAAATGCAATATCTGAAACAAAAATAATACCTGTAAGTCATGCAACAGCGGTTATCGAATTTGATAACTCTACTATTTATTTAGATCCTACAGGTACTGCTGATGATTTCGCTAGTTTTAAAAAAGCCGATTATGTTTTAATTACAGATATTCATGGAGACCACATGAATCTGAATACTTTAAAAGCTTTAGAATTAAGCAATTCAACTGTTATTGCTCCAGAAGCTGTAGCCAAAAATTTATCAGAATTAAAAGTAAAAGAAATTATTACAATAAATAATGATGAAACCAAAAGCTTCTCAAATTTTAAAATTGAAGCAATACCAATGTACAATTTAAGAAAAGAGGCATTAAAATTTCATAGTAAAGGAAGAGGAAATGGATATGTTTTAACAATTGCTAATGAACGTATTTACTTTTCTGGAGATACCGAAGACATACCAGAAATGAGAAATTTAAAAAATATAGATAAAGCTTTTGTTTGTATGAACTTGCCTTATACTATGAACGTTGAAAGTGCTGCTGATGGAGTTTTGGCTTTTAAACCAAAAAAAGTGTATCCTTATCATTATAGAGGTACAAATGGTTTAAGTGATGTTACCAAGTTTAAAGAAATAATTAAAGAAAAGGATAAAGAAATCGAGGTTATTCAATGGAATTGGTATCCGAATAGAAAAAAAGAATAG